The DNA region TTGGTAATTGTCTGTGCTTCAGTGACCGCATTGACAGGGTCTAACCAAGTGTGTGGGTCCGTCTCGTGACTGTGGCCCTCGTGGTCGTGGTCTTCCTCTGTTTCAGCATCAGTATCCTCATCTGTATGTTCTTCTTCAGAATGTTCTTCAGTCTCTTCTTCAGAAGTCGTTTCTCCGACTGTTTCCACATCACCATCGATCAATTCAACTTCTGAAGCTGCTTCAATAATGACTAAATCTGGGTTATCAATCGATTCTAATAAAGTTGGTACAAAGGTTTCCATGTCTTCACTGTTATAAACAAAGACATCTGCTTCATTTAAAGTCGCAATATCTTGCGCACTCGGCTCATATTCATGGGCATCCGCATTCTCCATCATAACCGTTACCTCAGCACTATCCCCAACCACTGCATTGGTTAAAGCTTGCATTGGGTAAAAAGTCGTTATAATCTGTAAGCTATCATCATCACTTGATGTAGATGCCCCATTACCACATGCTGCCAAAAAGGCGATGGCTGATAAAGCTAACAGCCTAACTAATCGTTTAAATTTATTCACAATGTTCTCCTTTTAAAGATTACTATCTATATATATATGAATACTTCTTCATTAAATCGTAACCGGTACGATTTGACAAAAGCTAATATAGCATACTTACAAAAAGCAAGCAAGTAAAAAAGGACGAGTTTTAGCTCGACCCTTCCCTTAAAATTTATTTATCTTTGAACGCTTCGTTTATTTCAGGCATGACCCGGACCATATAAACTTCCTGGCAAAAGCCGCGTAAGGCATTATAAATCCGTTGGCCACGGCTGTAAACCTGGGTAAAGCCGATGATTGTTGGCCCTGACCCAGACATCGTAACCCCATCAGCACCAAAATCGAGCATTTGTTGTTTCAGCCTGGCTAATTTAGGATGCTGGCTAAAGGTTACTGGTTCCAAGGAATTGCCAATCGCTGCCATCAGGTCTTCATAAGACCCTGACTCTAAGGCTGCCAGTACTTTCGGCGCATTGGGTTCGTAGTTTAACCGTTCAACATCTAGTTGGTTGAAAATTTTCCGCGTTGAAACTGAGATAGCTGGTTTAGCAAGAATAATCCAACATTTGGGTGCTGGTTGAATTTGGCGGATTTTTTCCCCTCGCCCTTCTACCAAAGCCGTGCCGCCCGCAATCGAATAAGCCACATCTGATCCAACCTGGTTAGCCAACGCCTGCAAGTCTTTCAAGGGTAAGTTAATATCCCATAGGGTGTTGAGTTTACGAAAAACTGCTGCTGCATCCGTTGACCCACCGCCTAACCCCGCTGCGACAGGGATCCGCTTTTCAATTGAGATGTGCACGCCCGTCTTGATATTGCCCACTTTTTTCATGAGTTGGGCCGCTTGATAGGCATGGTTGCGGTTATCTTCTGGCAAAAAGGCTCGACTTGTCTCCACGATAATCTTGTCTTCTGGAATCAGCTCAAAAGTTAGGTAATCTGACAAATCGATTGACGCCATCACCATGGCCACTTCATGATAATTGTCTGAGCGACGAAATAATATATCTTGAGCAAGGTTGATCTTTGCCGGTGCTACTTCTCCCTCGATCATAAGCAAACCTCCCGTCCAATATTTTTTCCGTATAATTACTAATAAGTTTACCAAAAATATCACGGATTAAAAAGAAAAAAACCACAATATCAAGCACTTCACAGATGAAGCTAGATACTGACGGTTTTCAATGTCGTATATAATATATATCATTTCAATCGCTTATTCGAATTCAATTTCGACTGATTCAGTTAACACATCGGAATAGCTATAGCAGATGCGTTCAAATTTGTTTTCTTCTTGGTCTAGTTCAACCACGAAAACAGCAGGGAAAGTGTCACTTAGCACCCCTTGGCGTTTCATCACGCGTTTACGACCAATCTGTTGTGTTAGATGGACGCGTTCACCGATTTTTCCTTCAAGTTCCGCTTTGATAGTTGCAATATTATTTGGCATGCCCTCACCTCTCTACCTTACAGTATACCATAAAATGCAAGATATTTAAATACCATTTTTGTCTTTTATTGTCAACAATTATAATGGTAAATTAGGTGAGAATTTTAGCCAAATGTTCTTAATCTTGGAAGGTCAAATCTTCTTTGTACAGGGCGTCTGCCAAGTGTCCAAAATCTGCAATCGTTAAAGTTTCCGCTCGTTGCTTTTGGTCAATACCTGCAACTTCAAGGGCTTTTAACATTTTTTCAACCACGACTTCCTCTTTTCCAAAGGCAGCACGTAAGTTATTCCAGATGGTCTTACGGCGTTGTTTGAAGCTTGACCGTACTAAGTGGAAGAAAAATGCTTCATTTTCAACAGTAATTCTTGGTTTATCCAGTTTGTTTAAGGCCAAGATAGCCGAATCTACGTTAGGTTGTGGGTTAAAAACAGTCCGCGGTACAGTAAAGGCGATTTCCGCGTCACAGTAGTATTGAATAGCTACTGATAATGACCCGTAAGCCTTTGTTCCTGGGGCTGCTGTCAATCGTTCTGCTACCTCTTTTTGCATCATCAAGATGAATTGGTCGAAGTGGAAGCTAGCTTCAAGTAAATTGAAGATAATCGGTGTTGTAATATAATATGGCAAGTTAGCCACTACAACCGTCCGCTCAGCAGGTGGGAAGGCCGCCATTGTCGCGTTCAAGTCCGCCTCCAAGATATCTTGGTGCTTGATTGTTACATTGTCGTAGTCACTTAGGGTATCTGCTAAAACTGGCAACAAGCGTTGGTCAATTTCAAAAGCCAATACTTCCTTAGCATTGATAGCTAAAAACTCCGTTAAAGCCCCAATCCCCGGTCCGATTTCAATAGCATTGGTATCCTTGTCCACCCCTGCCACGTCCACCATATGTTGTAGGATTTGCGGTTCAGTCAGGAAGTTTTGTCCTAAAGACTTTTTCGCATCTAAATTGAATTTCTTTAGGATAGCACCCGTTCTTGATGGCGTTGCAATATATTTAAATGGTTCATTCATAATTTTCACCTATTTCTTTTGGTAATTTTCAAGCACTGCTGCCACTTGGTCTAATGATATCTGGAAAAGGGCTAACCGTTTCGCAAGCTGTTTGCCGTTGACATAACCCAAGTGTAGCTGGCTTGATAAGTATTCTCTTCTGTCTTTGGCATCCGGCGTCCCAATCAACCTCAAGGCAATCAAGTCTTTTTGTGCGATAGGTTCAACCGCGTTTCCTGCTGGATCAGCCAACTGGTAAACATTGACCAACGCTTTTTCAATCGCTGAATCAGAGGCATGCTCAACCCCTAAACTCCCCTTGTGACTTGGTTTCGCTTCATCTCGTTCAATAAAGGCATGTTGAACACCAGGTACAGCATCCACAACCGCTTGACGAATCTTAGTGCCTGAGATATCTGGATCTGTAAAGACAATCACCCCATGGAGTTCATGAGCTTTCTTGATTTCAAGCAAGGTACGTTCATCAACTGCTGACCCGTTAGTTTCAATAGTTGTGACTTGGTAGAGCCGGTTCAACCGTTGGGTATCTGACTTGCCCTCAACTACAATCACCTGTTTAATCTGTTTCTTTTGTTTTGCAG from Aerococcus urinaeequi includes:
- a CDS encoding metal ABC transporter solute-binding protein, Zn/Mn family, with protein sequence MNKFKRLVRLLALSAIAFLAACGNGASTSSDDDSLQIITTFYPMQALTNAVVGDSAEVTVMMENADAHEYEPSAQDIATLNEADVFVYNSEDMETFVPTLLESIDNPDLVIIEAASEVELIDGDVETVGETTSEEETEEHSEEEHTDEDTDAETEEDHDHEGHSHETDPHTWLDPVNAVTEAQTITNALTEADPDNAETYQENAGQFASDMMAVHDEYASLFESAETKTFLTQHAAFGYLANRYGLHQAAVTGVTESAEPSPKRIAEIVSYMEENNISVIYGQAGGATEIATTIASEVGGTVGELQSMESVDTSQYPADGDGFIAIIKANLESLAEGVQ
- the ispE gene encoding 4-(cytidine 5'-diphospho)-2-C-methyl-D-erythritol kinase, whose translation is MIEGEVAPAKINLAQDILFRRSDNYHEVAMVMASIDLSDYLTFELIPEDKIIVETSRAFLPEDNRNHAYQAAQLMKKVGNIKTGVHISIEKRIPVAAGLGGGSTDAAAVFRKLNTLWDINLPLKDLQALANQVGSDVAYSIAGGTALVEGRGEKIRQIQPAPKCWIILAKPAISVSTRKIFNQLDVERLNYEPNAPKVLAALESGSYEDLMAAIGNSLEPVTFSQHPKLARLKQQMLDFGADGVTMSGSGPTIIGFTQVYSRGQRIYNALRGFCQEVYMVRVMPEINEAFKDK
- the rnmV gene encoding ribonuclease M5, encoding MRDMTAEDKQGEMAKAENPSAKQKKQIKQVIVVEGKSDTQRLNRLYQVTTIETNGSAVDERTLLEIKKAHELHGVIVFTDPDISGTKIRQAVVDAVPGVQHAFIERDEAKPSHKGSLGVEHASDSAIEKALVNVYQLADPAGNAVEPIAQKDLIALRLIGTPDAKDRREYLSSQLHLGYVNGKQLAKRLALFQISLDQVAAVLENYQKK
- a CDS encoding Veg family protein, encoding MPNNIATIKAELEGKIGERVHLTQQIGRKRVMKRQGVLSDTFPAVFVVELDQEENKFERICYSYSDVLTESVEIEFE
- the rsmA gene encoding 16S rRNA (adenine(1518)-N(6)/adenine(1519)-N(6))-dimethyltransferase RsmA produces the protein MNEPFKYIATPSRTGAILKKFNLDAKKSLGQNFLTEPQILQHMVDVAGVDKDTNAIEIGPGIGALTEFLAINAKEVLAFEIDQRLLPVLADTLSDYDNVTIKHQDILEADLNATMAAFPPAERTVVVANLPYYITTPIIFNLLEASFHFDQFILMMQKEVAERLTAAPGTKAYGSLSVAIQYYCDAEIAFTVPRTVFNPQPNVDSAILALNKLDKPRITVENEAFFFHLVRSSFKQRRKTIWNNLRAAFGKEEVVVEKMLKALEVAGIDQKQRAETLTIADFGHLADALYKEDLTFQD